CATTTTCGCCGGTCCTGTGTCGGCCTACGGTTTTTAAGAATCCAGTTGATTCACGACTCTTCATTCATAACGCCGCCTCATCACTTCAAAGTGCAAGATTTTCCAGAAAAATGTCGGAAAAATTTACTTTATTTAACGGCGTGAGATTATGATGAAATCATTCATATCAATAACCAAACGGCATATATTCAACACAACATCCCGATATTATGTACAAAAAAAAACAATGCCCGACTAGCCATGCCAGCTGTGCTTGTCGACATCTTTTACATTTTTAACAGAAAAATAAAATCGCTTCCAAATTATATATACAATATCAGACACATCCGTATTGGACTATTTTTTGCTGTTTATTTTTAAAAATTTTGACGAAAGGAGGCTTAAAAAATCATGAAAAAAATTACAGTATTCTTGTTTTTATTCGTTTTGGGCTTAGCAGCCTCGGCCTCTGCAGCATTACTTACCGTTTATTCCAACGATTTCGACGGAAACGTAGCAGTTTCATCTGGCGTTATCGCTAATGACATCCTCGTCCCTGGCGTTAGCGAGGCGGAAAGCATTCAAGGCTTGCCCAGTCCTTTTTCCGGCAACTTATTGAGAAACACGACGACCGGAAATCCGGCAAGCTATACGACATTAAGCTTGGGAAACCTTCCGACGCATGACTCGATCGATATCAACTTCCTTCTTGCCTTCATCGATTCATGGGACGGCGCATCTGTCGGACCATACAGCCCTGACTTCTTCAACGTGAATGTCGACGGCATCATGATCCTCCAGCTGTCATCGAATAATGTGTCCGGCGGCGTGGAACTGGGCTTTGATCAATATGGATGGTGGACGGAGTATCCCGATCGCGCAGTCGATCTGGCTGCGGAATCGTTGCTGACCTTGGCCCATACCGCATCATCGCTGACCATCGATTTCTATGCCGGTGGGAGCGGATGGCAGGGAGGAGACGACGAGTCGTGGGGCATGGATAATCTGAGCGTGGTCATCAATACCAACGGCGCCCCAAGCACAGTCCCCGAACCCGGCACCATGGCGCTCGTCGTAGCGGGCCTGATAGGGTTGATCGGCGCCACAAGAAGAAACCGCCGATAACCCCGTCCATCATCAATCAGGCAGAAGCCGAGTTCAAAATACTTCCAGGGCCTCTAAGCAAAAGGGCTACTCCGACACAGGAATAGCCCTTTTTTGAATGGCGCGCAGATCAATCGCAACTTGCGATCTTGCCCCGCTGCAATTTTTGTTGATCAAGAGTATTCTGACAGCGGCTACCGCATTGAAGTTACACGACAACTCCTGAAAACAGCGGGCATCGCCAGGCTATTCCACGGTCACGGATTTGGCCAGATTCCGGGGCTGGTCCACGTCCTTGCCCAGGTAGACGGCCATTTCATAGGCGAAAAGCTGCACGGCCGGCAGCACCAGGAAACTCTTCAGCGGCCCCCAAGCATCGGACAGAACCCAGGGATTCTCCACTGCGGGCGCGGCTCCGGGATTGACCAGGGCGATGATGCGCCCGCCCCTGGCCTGCACCTCTTGCAGGTTCGAGGCCACCTTTTGCAGCAGCTCGTCGCCCAGCGCCATGGCAAAGGTCGGGAAATGCTGGTCGATGAGCGCGATGGGGCCGTGCTTCATTTCGCCGGCGGCGTAGCCTTCGGCGTGGATATAGGAAATCTCTTTAAGTTTCAGCGCGCCCTCAAGGGCCAGGGGAAAGTTCTGTCCCCGTCCCAGAAAAAAGAAGCTGCGGGCGTCGGCGTATTCCTGGCTCAAGGTCTTGGCCTTGTCGCGGATGGTGGGCAGTTCCGCCTCCAGCTGATCGGGGAGAAGGGGCAGGTCGTGCAGGCAGCGCTCCAGAATTTCGCCCTGCAACACGCCCTTGCGCACGCCCCAGGACAGGGTCATGAGCAGCAGCAAAACCATCTGGCTGCACATGGCCTTGGTCGAAGCAACACTGATCTCGGGCCCGGCCTGGGTGTACACGACCTGATCGGATTCGCGAGCGATGGAGGACCCGACCACGTTGCACAGGCCAAGGATGGACACGCCCGCCTCGCGGGCGATGCGGATGGCGGCCAGGGTGTCGGCGGTCTCGCCGGACTGGCTGATAGTCAGGACCAGATCACCGGGCAGAAACACGCTGTCGCGGTAGCGGAACTCCGAGGCGATCTCGACCTGCACCGGGATGCGGGCCCAGGACTCAAGCACATACTTGGCCCACAAACCGGCATGGTACGACGTGCCACAGGCCACGATGGTCAGACGCTGCGGAACGTCCAGGGCATCAAGTTCCGGCAGCACGACGCGCCCTTTCTGGATGCGACCGGTCAGGCAATCGCGGATGACCTTGGGCTGCTCGAAGATTTCCTTGAGCATGAAATGCTTGAATCCGTCTTTCTGGGCGGCCTGCACATCCCAGGAAATGTGTTTGACCTCCTTGACCCTCGGTTCCAGGGTCAGAGAGTCGAAGACCTGCCAGGAAGCGGCGTCGATCTCCACCAGTTCGCCGTTGTCCAGGAAAACCACCTCGCGGGTGTAGGGCAGAAAGGCGGGGATGTCGGAGGCCAGGAAATTCTCACCCGTGCCGATGCCCATCAGGAGCGGGCTGGCCTTGCGGCTGGCCCAGATCTTTCCGGGATGCTCGCGTGAAAGCAGGGCAAAGGCATAGGCTCCGTCGACCCGGGACAGGGCCCAGGAAATGCCCCGGCGCACGTCGCCGGCCAGCTCCACGCCCTTGGCGATGACATGCACCAACACCTCGGTGTCCGTCTCGGACAGAAAGACATGACCTTCGGCCACGAGTTCCGCCTTGAGCTCCGCGTAGTTCTCGATGATCCCGTTATGAACCAGCGCGAATTTCCCGTCACCATCCATGTGCGGATGGGCGTTACGCTCCACGGGCAGGCCGTGGGTAGCCCAGCGGGTATGCCCGACGCCGCAGACCGAGGACGCGGTGTCCAGGCCCGCGATCTTGCAGTCCAGCGCCCCGAGCTTGCCCTCGGCGCGAATGACCTTGAGCCCCTGCGGCTCCTCATAGGCCACTCCGGCCGAATCGTAGCCCCGGTATTCCAGACGTCGCAAACCTTCGACAATGGCCGGGATGGCCGGCCGGTGCCCCGTGTATCCGATGATTCCGCACATGCTTATTTCTCCAGTTCGAGCCGGGCTTGTTTCCAGAATTCGGGCCAGCCGCGCAGCAGCTCCCGCAGGGCCAAACCGCGATGACTGCGGCTGTTCTTGACCTGCGCGTCCATCTGCGCGGCGGTCATGGCCAGTTCCTCGTCGAAGAATACGGGATCGTAGCCGAACCCCGCCCCGCCCTGCGGAGCATGAGCCACCCGGCCATGCCAGGCCCCATGTCCGATCAGCTCCCGGCCGTCTGGGGTGGCCGCCAGCATGACGCAGGCGAAATGACAGCCGCGCCATGGGTCCACAACGTCCTTCATGGCATCCAGAAGCTTGGCCACATTCTTCTCGTCCGTGGCCCCTTCGCCGCTGTAACGGGCGGAATAGACGCCCGGCGCCCCGTTCAGGGCGTCCACGACCAGGCCCGAGTCATCGGCCACGGCCACCAGCCCCGTGGCACGGGCCACGGCCAGGGCCTTGATGCGGGCGTTGTCCTCGAAGGTCACGCCGGTCTCGGGTATTTCGCCGATTTCCGGAAAATCGTTCAGGCCGAGGACGCGCAGGCCCGGATGCAATTCGGCCAGCAGGGCCGAAAGTTCACGTATCTTACCGGCGTTGCCGGTGGCGAGTACAATGGTGTTCATCTGTATCCGTCACGAAAGGTCATAGAGTTCAAAATGAAATTCGGCCAAATCGGCGTGCAGCATGCGACCGGCCAGACGCAAAGAGCCCGTGGTCAGATACTGCACGGTTTCCGCCGCTTGCAACGCGGCGGCCAGGCATGCGGCCGGAGCCAGGCTGCCCAGGACATGCTCCGCGTCCTTGTCTGAGGGATCGGTCCACATGCTGGAAATACCTTTCTGCCCAGGCAGTTCACTGCCGACCAACGCCGTCCATCCGGCCACGGCCGCACTCACGACCGGAATCCCGGCCAGACATGCGGCTTCGTGCAGGGCCAAGCGCGGGGCGATGCCTCCCAGTGCGTCAACAACCACATCAACGTCGGTCAGTACACCCTGCAGATTGGAGGCGTCCAAGAAAAATTCAAACGCTTCGACCTGCACCAGCGGACAGGTTGCCCGTACCCGTTCAGCCCCGGCCCTGGCCTTGTTGCTTCCCAGGTTCTGGACCGTGGAAAGCAGTTGGCGGTTCAGATTGCTGTCCTCGAACCCGTCTCCGTCCGCGACCACGATCCTGCCCACTCCGAAGCGGGACAGCAACTCCAGCACATAACCGCCGAGTCCGCCCGCCCCGGCCAGCAGAACCGTGGCGCCCATAAGTCGATTCTGCTCGGAAATGGACAGGGAATGCAGGTTTTTCAAAAACGGCAGAGGCACTACCCCCTCTTCCATCGCCCCTCTTGCGCCCTGGGGCAGAGTCAACCCGTGATCCCGGCACAGCTGACGCAGTTCTTCAAATCCGACAGTCCGAACCCGGCGCGAGGCGTTCTCCGAGGCCAAAGCCTCCAACGCGACTCGAAAATCCTTCATCCACCACCTACCGCCGGAAAAATACCCACCTGGTCTCCGTCGGCCAGCGCCGCTTCCAAGCTGCTGTTCCTGCTGTTGACAAAAACAAGCTTGATATCGCCGACTTCTAGTCCAAGAAGCGGAAGCATGGCCTCTACCACGGCTCCCTGCTGCAGATCGAGAAAGCCGTCCGGCGGGGTATGATCGGCAAGGGTGGCAAAACATTTGACGCGCACACGCATAATGGTCCCCCTGACAAACGGTCAATAATCGCTACGGTTCCGTTTCCTATAAGAAGAAGCATCTTTTATGACGCAAGCCCCTGGAGTCAACATATTTAAGCCGCTGTCGTGCTAAAAGACCCCGCCCGGCCTCACTCCAGGATGATTTCAAGCTTCTGCCCCGGCACATTGCCCTTCAGCTCGGTCAAAAGCCCGCGAATGGTCCCCGTGACCAGCCGGTCCAAAAAAGGATTCAGCGCCAGACGCCGGCCCCCCACTTTGACACAGAGCTTGGCCTGCATGGCCACGCAGAAATCCGCGTCGGCCTCGCCGATCACGATTTCCCGCGCCAGGGCCAGGCAGGACTCCCGGCCGCAGGCCCCGCAATCAAGACCGGGCAGAGAGAAGGACCTGCTTTCCACCAGCGTGGCCAACTCCGCGACGGAATCGGCCTTCCGCACTCCGGGCAATACCCCCGGCCCCCAGGATGCCAGCGCCAGCCCGTTATCCAACTGCGACTCGTCTTCGTCCGTGCCAAGGACCACAATCCGCGGCAGCCAGGTCAGCGACTTGCCGCCTTCGACCAACACTATCTCCGCATCCAGCAGAGGAAATATATCTTGCAGTTGCCGCGTCGAGTTCCAAAGCAAGGTCGTTATTTTGGGGCCGATCCCGGCAACGCTGACGCACTCCTGCGCAAAACGGGATGTATCCGTCCCATCGAGATCCAGCCCATGGTGGGTAAACTTGACCGCCGCTACCTTACGACCCCGCTCCGTCAATTCCCGGGCAAGCTCGAGCACAAGAGTCGTCTTACCTGATTTCTTGAAACCCACCACTGAAACAGCCTTGAACATTGCGCCTCCGTCTTTGACAATCCTTCGTTCATCAATTACCCAATTCAATTTTCCCATGCGCATCGCCGCAAGTCCCGCCCCTCTGCAAACGGAGCCTGACTCAAGGCACGCATCCCCCATCCCATTCGTCAAGGACAGATATTTTCTATGTCTAAAATTCAGAAAATTAAAGGCTTTTCTGACCTCTTCAGCCCGGAGAGCACGGTTCACACCCTGATGGAGAACCTGGCCCGCCAGGTGTTCGGCACGTATGGATGCCAAGAGGTGCGCGTGCCCATCCTGGAAAAAACAGAGCTCTTCGCCCGCTCCATCGGTGAAGAGACCGACGTCGTGCAAAAGGAAATGTACACCTTTGCCGACCGCAAGGGCCGCTCGCTGACCATGCGCCCCGAAGCCACGGCCGGAGTGCTGCGCGCCTTCATCGAATCCGGCCAGTGCGGGGCCGAAGGCACGACCAAGCTCTTCGCCTGTGGCCCCATGTTCCGTTACGAGCGTCCGCAAAAGGGCCGCCTGCGCCAGTTTCACCAGCTCGACGTCGAAGTTCTGGGCACGGACGCACCCCAGGCCGACGCCGAGGTCGTGCTCATGCTCTGGACCTTTTTGATCAAGCTCGGCCTTAAAAACCTGAGCCTGGAACTCAACTCCCTGGGCTGCCCCGAATGCCGGCCGGTCTTTCATCAGCGTCTGCGCGACTTTCTGGCCACCATCGACCACGCCCAGCTCTGCGAAGACTGCAAGCGCCGGGCGCAGACCAACCCCCTGCGCGTGCTGGACTGCAAGGTTCCGGCCTGCAAGGCCCTGGTTGAAAACGCGCCGAGCATCGCCGAGTCGCTCTGCCCCGGATGCGACGAACATTTCGCCCAGGTGCGCGACATTCTGGACAGCGCGAAACTCCCCTATCGCCTGAACGACCGTCTAGTACGCGGCCTGGACTATTACCAGCGCACCACTTTCGAAGTCGTCTCCGGCGAAATCGGCGCCCAGACCGCCGTGGCCGGCGGCGGCCGTTACGACGGGCTCATCAAGCAGCTCGGCGGTCCCGACCTCCCCGGCATCGGCTTCGCCTGCGGCATGGAGCGTCTGGCCCTGCTTTACGGCCAGGCTCAGATCCCGGCCCCGGACTTCTATCTGGCCGTGCTCGACTCCCGCGCCCTGAATACAGCCCTGCTCCTGGCCCAGCGCATGCGCGAGCGGGGCTTTTCCGGCGAGGTGTCCTTCGAGGCCCGCAGCATCAAGGCCCAGATGCGCCAGGCCAACAAGCTCGGCGTCAAGACCTGCCTGATCCTGGGGCAGGACGAAATGGAGAAGGGCCAGATCGTGGTCAAGGACATGGCCACGGGCGTGCAGAAAAATATCGGCCAGGATGATCTGGAGCAGGCCCTGGGCTTTCGCAAGCCGTAAGTCTTTACACACACTGTTTGCAGCTTATCGTACTCAAGCGAGGAACATATATGGATGACAAAAACACGGAACTCGGGATGGACTCCCTCGGCGGATGGCGCAGAACCCACACCTGCGCGGACCTCGGACCGGAGCAGCTGGGCCAGGAAACCTGCCTCATGGGCTGGGTGCAATATCGACGCGATCACGGCGGGCTGATTTTCATCGACCTGCGCGACCGTCACGGCCTGACCCAAGTCGTCTTTTCCCCCGAGGTCGCTCCCGAGGCCCACGCCCGCGCGCATGTACTGCGCACGGAGTTCGTGCTGGCCATCAAGGGCATGGTCCGCCCGCGCCCAGGCGACATGGTCAACTCCAAGCTGGCCACGGGCGCCATCGAGGTCTATGTCACGGAGTTCAAGCTCCTGAACACGGCCAAGACCCCGCCTTTTCCCATCGAGGACCGCGTGGACGTGTCCGAAAACCTGCGCCTCAAATACCGTTTTCTGGATCTGCGCCGCAAGGCCATGGCCGACAACCTCATTTTGAGGAGCCGCGTCTCCCAGTCCGTGCGCCGCTATCTGGACGAGCTCGGGTTCCTGGAGATCGAGACCCCGGTGCTGACCAAGTCCACCCCCGAGGGCGCGCGCGACTTTCTGGTGCCCAGCCGCGTCAATCAAGGCCAGTTCTACGCCCTGCCCCAGTCGCCCCAGCTCTTCAAACAGCTCCTCATGTGCGGCGGGATGGACCGCTATTTTCAAATCGTCAAATGCTTCCGCGACGAGGACCTGCGCGCCGACCGCCAGCCCGAGTTCACGCAGATCGATATCGAGATGTCTTTCGTGGACGAGGAACAGGTCATGGAAATGGCCGAGGGCATGATGGCCCGCGTCCTGCGCGAAGCGCTCGGACAGGAGCTCGCCCTGCCCATCCCGCGCATGAAGTACGAGCAGGCCATGGCCCTCTACGGCGTGGACAAGCCCGACATCCGCTTCGGCCTGACGCTCACCGACGTGACCGAAATCGTGCGCGGCTCGGAGTTCAAACTCTTCGCCACGGCAGCCCTGATCAAGGCGTTGCCCGTGCGCGGCGGCGGCGAACTTTCGCGCAAGGAGATCGACGACTACACCGAATTCGTCAAAATCTACGGAGCCCAGGGGCTGGCCTGGATCAAGATCAAGGAGGACGGCTGGCAGTCTCCCATCGCCAAATTCCTGAGCGATGCCGAGCGGGCCGGACTGACCGAAGCCCTTGGCCTTGAGCCCGGCGACATCGTCTTTTTCCAGGCCGGCGCGCCGGAAATGGTCAACAGCGCCCTTGGCAACCTGCGCCTGAAGCTTGGCGAGCGCTTCGGCCTAATCCCTGAAGGCACCTTCGCGCCCCTGTGGGTCACGGATTTCCCGCTCCTGGAGTGGGACCCCGAGGCCAAACGCTGGGTGGCCATGCACCACCCCTTCACCGCGCCCAAGGACATGGGCGCCTTGGCCACCGACCCGGGCCAGGCCGTTGCCCGTGCCTATGACCTCGTGCTGAACGGCACCGAAGTCGGCGGTGGCTCCATCCGCATCCACAACCCCGAGACCCAGCAGCAGATGTTTTCCGCGCTGGGCATCAATGAAGAGGAAGCGCAGGCCAAATTCGGATTTCTGCTCGACGCCCTGGTTTTCGGCGCTCCGCCCCATGGCGGCATTGCCTTCGGCCTGGACCGTCTTATCATGCTCCTGACCGGAGCCAAATCCATCCGCGACGTCATCGCCTTCCCCAAGACCCAGAAGGCGACCTGCCTCATGACCGAGGCCCCGTCGGCGGTCGAGAACACGCAATTGCGCGACCTGGGCCTGCGCCTTAGAGAAAAGCCCAAAGAGTAAACATCATGCCCAGATCTATCATTACATATCCCCATCCGGTGCTGGCCAAAAAGGCCGCGCCGGTGACAGAAATCACGGAAGAAATACGCGCCCTGGCCGCCGAGATGGTTGAAATCATGTACAAGGACAAAGGCATCGGCCTGGCCGCGCCGCAGGTGGCGGAAAGCATCCGCCTCATCACCGTGGACCTGAGCGGCCCGGACAAACGCGAAGACCCGCACATCTTCATCAATCCGGTCCTGTCAAACCTTGAGGGTGAAGTGGAATCCGAGGAAGGCTGCCTGTCCGTTATCGGCTACCGCACCACGGTGAAACGAGCCGAAAGTCTGCACCTCTCAGCCACGGATCTGGACGGCAACCTGGTGGAGATGGATGCCGACGACCTCATGGCCATTTGCCTGCAGCACGAAGTGGATCACCTTAACGGCGTATTGTTCATCGACAAGATCAGCAAACTGAAGCGCACCCTGTACGAGAGAAAACTCAAAAAATGGCTGAAAGAGAAAAACGAAGAGTAAAAGTCGTGTTCATGGGTACGCCGGATTTTGCGGCCGTGTCCCTCAAACACCTTCTGGACTGGGGCGGCTGCGACATCGTGGGTGTCTATTGCCAGCCTGACCGCCCCTGCGGCAGGGGGCAGGTCTGCACGCCGCCACCCGTCAAGCTGCAGGCCATGGAGGCGCGGCTGCCCGTGTTCCAGCCCTTGAACTTCAAGGATCAGGCAGACGTGGACCAACTGGCGGCCCTTGAGCCGGACCTGCTCCTCGTCGCGGCCTACGGGCTCATCCTACCTCAATCGGTACTGAACATTCCCAGGCTTGGCGCCATCAACGTGCACGCCTCACTTTTGCCCGAGTACCGGGGCGCGGCCCCCATTCAGCGCGCCATCATGGACGGACGCCCCGTGACTGGCATCACCATCATGCGTATGGAGGCGGGCCTGGACACCGGCGACATCCTGCTGCAGCGCAGCCGCGCCATAGGCATCATGGACACGGCCCAGACTCTGCACGACGAACTGGCCGAGATGGGCGGCAAGCTTCTGGTCGAGGCCCTGGAAAAAATGGACCAGGGACGCCTCGTGCGCATTCCCCAGGACCACGCTCGGGCCACCTATGCCGCAAAACTCTCCAAGGAAGAGGGGCGCATCGACTGGAACCAGCCCGTGCTGGCCGTGCACAACCGCATCCGCGGTCTTTTTCCCTGGCCCGGTTCCTGGTTCGATTGGAGCGGCATGCCCGGCAAGACCCTGCGTCTGACCGTACACCCCGGCACTATCGGCGATCCCCTGCCCGAAGGCGTGCAGCCCGGCGAAATCCATGGCGTGGCCGATGACAGCGTGCTCATTGCCTGCTCTGATCGCCTGTACGCGGTGCCGGTCATCAAGCCCGCGAACAGCAAACCCCTGCGCGGCCGCGAGTTTTACTGCGGCTATCTGAGCCGCTGCTCCGGCGACCACCTGCTCAAACCCGAACTTGCCTGCCCGGGCGAATAATCCCATGGCCAGTCCCAGGAGCGCCAAAACCAGTAGCCCTTTGGAACAGGAAATCCGGGATTCCTTTCAGACCCGCAAGCGTGTCTTCATCGGTCTGATCACCGGCTCTTCGGTACTGATCTGCCTTTTTTTGGCCATGGTCTGGTTCATCCCCTTTGTCGGGCTGACCACCATCCATCCCGCCGCGCCCTGGATTTTCGGTTTCATCACCGTCGCCCTGATCCTGGCCATCGGCTGGGCAGCCCTGGCGCTGGTTTTAAACATCCTGCTCGGCCGCCCCGTACTCTTCGCCAAACGCCTGCGCGGCATCACGGTCAAGCTCTTTTTGCCACTCATGACCCTGCTGGGCCGCTTTGTCGGCATCCCGAAGCAAACGGTGCGGGCCTCCTTCATCAAGGTCAACAACGAACTGGTCAGGGGCGAAGGACACCGTTATCCGGCGGACAAGATCCTGCTGCTCATGCCGCACTGCATCCAGAACAGCCGCTGCAAGTTCCGGCTGACCTACAACATCGACAACTGCAAGCGCTGCGGGGACTGCGCCCTGGCCGGGCTGCTCGATCTGCGCGACAAATACGGAATCAGGCTGGCCGTGGCCACGGGCGGGACCATCGCCCGGCGCATCGTGGTCCAGCACAGGCCCAGGCTCATCATCGCCGTGGCCTGCGAACGCGACCTGGCCAGCGGCATCCAGGACACCCATCCCCTGCCAGTTTACGGAATCCTGAATTCCCGCCCTTTCGGCCCCTGTCTGGACACCGACGTGGCCCTGGACCGGGTCGAATGGGCCATCAAAGAGTTTCTGGCATGAGTACGCCCTCGGCCCGGCGCCTGGCCCTCGACATCCTGCGCCGCACCCTTGACCACAAGCAGGACCTGCAGGCCGCCGTGGACGAAGTGCTGAACCAGGTCCAAGCAGGACCCGACAAGGGGCTGGCCACGGAACTCGCCTACGGCTATCTGCGCATGCGCGGGCGCATCGATTTTCTTCTCTCCCAGTTGCTTAAAAACCCGGTCCAGACTTCTCCCATCATGAAACGCATTCTCGGCGTGGCCATGTACGAACTCCTTTTCCTGAGCCGCATCCCCGATTACGCGACCCTGGACTGGGCCGTCACCCTGGTGCGCGATCGCCTGGGCCAGACCATGGGCAAGGTGGCCAACGGCGTACTGCGGAGCCTCTTGCGCCTGGGCTTGTCCGTGCGTTTCGAGGAGTATTACCAGACCAAGACCGCCGGCCATGACCAGTTTCTGTCAGCCTGGTACTCCTGCCCGCAGTGGCTGGCCCGCATGTGGCTGAACAGCTACGGCAAGGAACATACCCAGGCCTTCCTGCAGGCGACACTGAGCGCCCCGCCGCTGGGGGTCAGGATAAACCGCGCCCATGCCCAGGCAGCAACGCTGCGGAAAAATTTGCAGCCGCTGCAACAGGATTCCTCAAACTGGGGGTTTGCCCTGACGCAGTGGCCGGAGTTTTTGCAGCACGCCGTGGCCGAGGGAGCGGCGACCCGTCAGAGCCTTGCCGCCCAAAAAATCATGCACTCCCTCGGCGTGGAGCATTGGCCGTCTCCCGTGCTCGACGCCTGCGCCGGTCGCGGCGGCAAGACGTATCTGATGTCCGAGCAGGGCAAAAACGTCTGGGCATCGGACGTGAATGTCTTTCGTCTCAGGCAGCTCAAGGCCGAAGGCGCGCGACTCGGCTTTGACATCCCTGCATTCCGGAGCCAGGGGCAAGGCCCCTATCCCCTGCGACAGACGCCCCGCACGATATTTCTCGATGTACCCTGCTCGGGTCTCGGCGTTCTGTCCCGGCGGCCGGATATCAAATGGAAACGGACCGCTGCCGATTGCGCAGGGCTCGTCAAGCTACAGGAAGAAATTCTGCAGGCCGCTGCCGATCTTCTCACGTCAGGAGGATGCCTGGTCTACGTGACCTGCACGCTGAATCCGGAAGAAAACGAAAAGCAGATCGAACGTTTCGCAAACGTCCATCCTGAGTTCTCACGCCTGCGCCAATCCCAGAGCGAACCGGCGGAAGGGCTGGGAGAATTTTTCTACGGCGCGGTCCTGCGCAAAAAATGAACACGGGTCCGTCCCGGGACCGCCTGCCACAAAAGAACGGCCACGACCCGCGTGACGTCAACCTGAAGGATTATTCGATATGGAAGTAAAAGACAGTAACGGCACGCCGCTCAAAGCCGGGGATTCGGTGCAGGTCATCAAGGATCTGAAGGTGAAGGGATCTTCCGTAACGCTCAAGCGCGGCACGGTCATAAAAAACATCCGCCTCTCGGACAGCGAGGACGTGATCGAATGCAACGCGGACAAGGTCAAAGGCCTTGTGCTCAAGACCTGCTTCCTGAAAAAGGCCTGACCGGCGGAGGCACAGCCTCCGCTTTCGCAACCCCTAAGCCGTGGCCGCGGCCCGGCGATGGAACTCCTTGACCAGGATCTTTTCCAGGCATTCGCGGCAGATATCGGTATTATTGCTGTTCTGGAGCTTCATCTCGATTATCGGATTCAGCTTGCCCATCTGTCCGCCCAGGCGGGTCAGGTTGGCCGGGTCCTCGATGACCAGGGAGTACCGTTCCTCGTAGATTCCGTCCTTGAGGCCCAGGATCTCCTTCCCGCAGATGTCGCAGAATCTTTTGATCATTCTTCCCCTCCTTGGGAGTGCTTCGATAGCGGGAGGCATTGGTCGGAAAGACATGGATTCCCGCCTGCGCGGGAATGACATCAGCGCTGTGCGTCACAACCGCCTCTCCACCGACTGATCATTTTATGCACGGCATGACCGCATGTCATGACGTCATCCACGCAAAGATCGACTGCTCATTCCATGCGCGTCATGACCGAATGTCGTGACGTCATCCCCGCGAAGGCGGGGATCCACTCTTTTTTCAGAACATCACGCATCCCGAACATCGTCAGCCATCAAACCTTGAGCGTGCCCCGGTAGTCATCCCATGACGCGATGCCCAGGGACTCGGCCAGCACGCGCACCTCTTCGACCAGGCGGAAGGCGTTGTCCGGACGCATGAAGTTATACGTCCCGACCTGCACCGCATGCGCCCCCACCAGGATGAACTCAAGCACGTCCTCGGCGCTGACGATGCCGCCCATGCCAATGACCGGCACATTCACGGACTGCACGACCTGATGGACCATGCGCAGGGCCACGGGCTTGATGGCCGGGCCGGACAGCCCTCCGACCACGTTGGCCAGGCGGCTCTTGCGCGTGCGGATGTCCACGGCCATGCCCGAAAGCGTATTGATGAGCGAGAGCATGTCCGCCCCCGCGTCCACGGCCGCCTTGGCGATGACGCGCACGTCGGTCACGTTGGGGCTGAGCTTGACTATGACCGGCTTGCTTCCGGCCCGCTTCTTGACCGCGCCGACGACAGCGGAGGCCATATGCGGGTCCTGACCGAACTGCACGCCGCCTTCGCGCACGTTGGGGCAGGAGATGTTGA
This DNA window, taken from Desulfomicrobium sp. ZS1, encodes the following:
- a CDS encoding RsmB/NOP family class I SAM-dependent RNA methyltransferase, whose product is MSTPSARRLALDILRRTLDHKQDLQAAVDEVLNQVQAGPDKGLATELAYGYLRMRGRIDFLLSQLLKNPVQTSPIMKRILGVAMYELLFLSRIPDYATLDWAVTLVRDRLGQTMGKVANGVLRSLLRLGLSVRFEEYYQTKTAGHDQFLSAWYSCPQWLARMWLNSYGKEHTQAFLQATLSAPPLGVRINRAHAQAATLRKNLQPLQQDSSNWGFALTQWPEFLQHAVAEGAATRQSLAAQKIMHSLGVEHWPSPVLDACAGRGGKTYLMSEQGKNVWASDVNVFRLRQLKAEGARLGFDIPAFRSQGQGPYPLRQTPRTIFLDVPCSGLGVLSRRPDIKWKRTAADCAGLVKLQEEILQAAADLLTSGGCLVYVTCTLNPEENEKQIERFANVHPEFSRLRQSQSEPAEGLGEFFYGAVLRKK
- a CDS encoding alkylphosphonate utilization protein, encoding MEVKDSNGTPLKAGDSVQVIKDLKVKGSSVTLKRGTVIKNIRLSDSEDVIECNADKVKGLVLKTCFLKKA
- a CDS encoding dihydroorotate dehydrogenase, with translation MDQTVKLGSLTLKNPVITASGTFGYGLEFMRYGDLSALGGICLKGISLAPRAGNPMPRIAETPCGMLNAIGLQNVGVEKFLKEKLPYIPADTTVIANLYAQTPEDFGELAAIFSEEDKIAALEVNISCPNVREGGVQFGQDPHMASAVVGAVKKRAGSKPVIVKLSPNVTDVRVIAKAAVDAGADMLSLINTLSGMAVDIRTRKSRLANVVGGLSGPAIKPVALRMVHQVVQSVNVPVIGMGGIVSAEDVLEFILVGAHAVQVGTYNFMRPDNAFRLVEEVRVLAESLGIASWDDYRGTLKV